In a single window of the Fusarium falciforme chromosome 3, complete sequence genome:
- a CDS encoding Fungal-trans domain-containing protein codes for MSYPFAKPLRHPSPRDRELPPIEKAAALIHAAKTDLDASAWICDLVPVEMFSDICLRVYFSEKFSESDLIIANSGLLQLFLERSETTLEGKSENDSYTLMCRINLESALVDLPLHLPATADMITALLLGAMHAIEISKPSLAWTLSSKAWELCQTLGYHQLSPSKYDTISDEMRPKQLLFWILYFIDKNLSLRLGRASNIQNWDITTPMLPLHGTRSPLGATVAMWINTARCRGDVYQSLYSPEALSQPNHVRQSRAEALSSELHEIERKSREVNDHYLQEARQRFGNRIVEFMTLCDDVLRLSLLTLIYRASPPPEESSSAFIPHCIEAARATLQRHQDFLSVFKDVNSLYFSTYVHWALLLAPFTPFIVLFCHVIECQDETDLNRLQAFITSMESTPTLSEAAAKMHRLFQVLYQVALRYLENFSSDSNGGQPQSNATLNAYLTTLGLPILNQDIHHQGSSALSSNRSPGVNSQQAMEGALDTLRGLDGQEGIYPTVWMGNRNGLEEWFNGNHQMIDLLEEPSFNFPPQSQ; via the exons ATGTCATATCCTTTTGCGAAGCCACTTCGTCATCCATCGCCCCGGGACCGCGAGCTACCACCAATTGAAAAGGCGGCGGCTCTCATACACGCGGCCAAGA CAGACCTCGACGCATCCGCATGGATCTGCGATCTCGTCCCAGTAGAAATGTTCTCCGATATCTGTCTCAGAGTATACTTTTCTGAAAAATTCTCGGAAAGTGACTTAATCATCGCTAATTCTGGTCTCCTACAATTGTTCTTAGAGCGATCTGAGACCACATTGGAGGGGAAAAGTGAAAATGATAGCTACACGCTCATGTGCCGCATTAATCTCGAGTCGGCTCTGGTTGACCTGCCGCTCCATCTCCCAGCAACTGCGGATATGATCACGGCTTTGCTGCTAGGC GCCATGCATGCCATTGAGATCTCGAAGCCATCGCTTGCCTGGACCTTATCATCAAAGGCCTGGGAGCTATGTCAAACCCTCGGGTACCATCAACTTTCTCCCAGCAAGTACGATACCATTTCCGACGAGATGAGGCCTAAGCAGCTTTTGTTCTGGATCCTTTACTTTATCGATAAGAACTTGTCGTTGCGCTTAGGAAGGGCTTCTAATATCCAGAACTGGGACATTACTACGCCAATGCTTCCACTACATGGCACTCGCTCTCCACTCGGCGCTACTGTTGCTATGTGGATTAACACAGCTCGGTGTCGAGGCGATGTGTACCAGAGCTTGTACAGTCCAGAAGCTCTTTCACAACCCAACCATGTCCGACAATCTCGAGCTGAAGCCCTCTCGAGCGAGCTACACGAAATCGAACGCAAGTCACGTGAAGTAAAC GATCACTACCTACAAGAAGCCAGACAAAGATTCGGTAACCGTATCGTCGAGTTCATGACTCTCTGTGATGACGTACTACGCCTTTCACTTCTTACTCTTATCTATCGGGCAAGTCCGCCTCCTGAAGAATCTTCTTCAGCGTTCATCCCACACTGCATTGAAGCTGCGAGAGCTACGCTACAACGACACCAAGATTTCCTCAGCGTCTTCAAAGATGTCAACTCGCTATACTTCTCGACCTATGTGCATTG GGCACTGCTCCTTGCACCGTTTACTCCGTTTATCGTGCTGTTTTGCCATGTTATAGAATGTCAAGATGAAACCGATCTCAACCGCCTTCAAGCTTTCATAACATCAATGGAGTCAACTCCAACACTTTCGGAGGCTGCGGCGAAGATGCATCGCCTCTTTCAGGTACTTTATCAAGTTGCCCTGCGCTACCTCGAGAATTTCTCTTCAGATTCGAATGGAGGACAGCCGCAGTCTAACGCCACACTCAACGCCTATTTAACAACTTTGGGTTTGCCTATATTGAACCAGGATATTCACCATCAAGGTAGTTCGGCCTTGTCATCCAACAGAAGCCCAGGCGTCAACTCTCAGCAGGCTATGGAAGGCGCATTAGATACTCTCAGAGGCCTTGATGGTCAGGAAGGAATATATCCGACTGTTTGGATGGGTAACAGGAATGGGCTTGAAGAATGGTTCAACGGAAATCACCAGATGATAGATCTACTCGAGGAGCCCAGCTTTAACTTTCCTCCTCAGAGTCAGTAG
- a CDS encoding Delta(24(24(1)))-sterol reductase — MAALGQPSTRRKNLFKGTVETPHPVHTRDKSPEAASAIHVTRSKAPTGRIYRKGELIDGWEVGTDPKVDTSGVFEFGGSVGVFCLMIGFPLLMWYMWIGATYYDGKLPSREEGQSWGEFGRQVADLVYTGAFPTLRAWRIYWTFFIFEAICYCVLPGVWAWGKPLPHENGRQLKYLCNCYVSFHFTIAALAVLHVSGLFPLYTFIDEFGPLLSVAIFSGFLVSFVAYFSALWRGAHHRMTGYPIYDFFLGAELNPRMFGILDFKMFFMVRIPWFILFGLSCGTAARQYEKYGYISGEVLFLVVAHYLYANACAKGEQLIISSWDIYYEKWGFMLIFWNLAGVPMSYCHCAIFLANHHPSEYKWKPVALAALSVSYLFVYWVWDTTNSQKNGFRAQERDQLINRKTFPQLPWQTVKNPKTITSARGDVIMVDGWLGYARKIHYTCDIFFALSWGLITGFKSPYPWFYSVFFTIMVIHRAIRDARRCREKYGDAWAQYEREVPYLFIPYVI, encoded by the exons ATGGCGGCCCTCGGTCAACCTTCCACTAG GAGGAAGAACCTATTCAAGGGTACTGTCGAGACTCCTCATCCAGTTCACACCAGGGATAAGTCCCCAGAGGCTGCGTCTGCCATCCATGTCACCAGATCGAAGGCGCCCACCGGCCGCATCTACCGAAAGGGCGAGCTCATAGATGGCTGGGAGGTCGGCACTGACCCCAAAGTCGATACCTCGGGTGTGTTTGAATTCGGTGGTAGCGTTGGCGTGTTCTGCCTGATGATAGGTTTCCCCCTGCTTATGTGGTACATGTGGATTGGCGCCACTTACTACGATGGAAAGCTGCCTTCGCGCGAGGAGGGCCAAAGCTGGGGCGAGTTTGGCAGGCAGGTAGCCGATCTCGTCTACACCGGTGCTTTCCCTACCCTCCGCGCTTGGCGTATCTACTGGACTTTCTTTATCTTTGAGGCTATCTGCTACTGCGTCCTGCCGGGCGTTTGGGCCTGGGGGAAGCCTCTACCTCATGAGAACGGAAGGCAGTTGAAGTACTTGTGCAACTGCTACGTCAGCTTCCACTTTACAATTGCCGCCCTGGCTGTCCTCCACGTCAGTGGTCTCTTCCCGCTCTACACCTTTATCGACGAGTTTGGCCCTCTACTGTCCGTGGCTATCTTCAGCGGCTTCCTCGTGTCCTTTGTCGCGTACTTCTCTGCTCTCTGGAGAGGCGCCCATCATCGTATGACTGGGTATCCTATCTACGATTTCTTCCTCGGCGCCGAACTGAACCCTCGCATGTTTGGTATCTTAGACTTCAAGATGTTCTTTATGGTCCGCATCCCATGGTTCATTCTCTTCGGTCTAAGTTGCGGTACCGCGGCACGTCAGTACGAGAAATACGGATATATCTCAGGCGAGGTGCTTTTCTTAGTCGTAGCACACTACCTCTACGCAAACGCCTGCGCCAAGGGCGAGCAGCTCATTATCTCGAGTTG GGATATCTATTACGAGAAATGGGGCTTTATGCTTATCTTCTGGAACCTCGCTGGTGTCCCTATGTCGTACTGTCACTGTGCTATCTTCCTGGCTAACCACCACCCATCCGAGTACAAGTGGAAACCCGTTGCGCTCGCAGCCCTCTCTGTCTCGTACCTCTTCGTATATTGGGTCTGGGATACCACAAACAGCCAGAAGAACGGCTTTCGCGCCCAGGAGCGCGACCAGCTTATTAATCGCAAGACCTTCCCCCAGCTGCCGTGGCAGACAGTCAAGAACCCTAAGACCATCACCTCGGCGAGGGGTGACGTGATAATGGTCGACGGCTGGCTCGGCTACGCCCGCAAGATTCACTACACTTGCGACATCTTTTTCGCCCTCTCCTGGGGCCTGATTACGGGCTTCAAGAGCCCCTACCCTTGGTTTTACTCCGTCTTCTTTACTATCATGGTCATCCACCGCGCCATCCGCGACGCCCGCCGCTGCCGTGAGAAGTACGGCGACGCTTGGGCCCAATACGAGCGCGAGGTTCCCTACCTTTTCATCCCT TACGTCATCTAG
- a CDS encoding PNP-UDP-1 domain-containing protein, producing the protein MTSSRDRDAADSLQVTYNILTQIARTLRRGEHDPQLRGFYAELHAYFTVIYYHLKHISSSHVTIDNDVQSQLLDCIESVFTRNFLQLSSDARLRRLDELGDDIQGLADNGAKVGALQPYLDFGATQIERDDFLESLSGLEKELETRYPEDMSQWAPEDFGPLIKINEPSYAVWSAAQSIFKALVACKDCVCTPTHDFGARLCLGTHRKPDCEADDQVDFDMFLSMKEDWHEAHIHTAKDRAVRIVVDQSRQRHRAPRSMVVKQLCEPIARVSTMAGYRLQLKVTKDQLFKLQSERSESLVDKTKHPVSLDQFLRDRPRNFTERTKRILAVILSSTVFHLHNTPWLEPSWNSSNVLFFQTSSSAVTLRPFIQTKLSLLDFSPPHDGREHSPDATDSEDLDPDDFDPDDMDPDDWLMHRCPILVTLAVMLLEIYFATPFDVLARRCKVDLGDPQSSTKHLDVSVVFQACRTEIPENSQFYVAVGSCLDPQVWETEDGGSLSSDELRSRIYEKVVLPLETELSQAYSSISINDLDKFAETLDFASWDQTIQTLNQQTNVEASRQNAELTLGLERSCSLSPSHAAPYHPPGSAQHPELSNRRLSDLDPRATISASSTPNLVRFPSGSDAEAALCDSTASLSLESYPQWKYAVGILCALSKELLAVRALFDTKHSKPKNLRGDVNNYALGTISGHMVVAACLPAGEYGTNAAADSASNMRRSFPSITFCLLVGIGGGAPTPQNDIRLGDVVTGHCTDMNNHIQKRPLRPTDHPEIHYGLIASANRVLKDAAVRDRWAREHGILCFEMEAAGVMNTFPCLVIRGVCDYADSYKSKEWQEYAAATAAAYAKLLLTEVAVCDDTRNGFWEQERILTEFRPLEQPISNEQRV; encoded by the exons ATGACCTCGAGTCGAGACAGAGACGCCGCCGACTCCCTACAGGTCACGTACAACATATTGACGCAGATTGCCAGGACATTGCGGCGGGGCGAGCATGATCCTCAGTTGAGGGGCTTCTACGCTGAGCTTCATGCGTATTTCACCGTCATTTATTACCACCTCAAAcacatcagcagcagccatgtCACAATCGATAATGATGTCCAAAGTCAACTATTGGACTGCATAGAGTCTGTATTTACACGGAATTTTCTTCAACTATCATCTGACGCCAGATTGCGACGCTtggatgagcttggagaCGACATCCAAGGCTTGGCAGACAATGGAGCGAAGGTGGGGGCTCTTCAGCCGTACCTGGATTTTGGAGCGACGCAAATTGAACGTGACGACTTTCTGGAGTCGCTAAGCGGCCTTGAAAAGGAACTCGAAACCCGATACCCAGAGGACATGTCACAGTGGGCCCCAGAAGACTTTGGCCCTTTAATCAAGATCAACGAACCATCATATGCAGTCTGGAGCGCCGCTCAGTCCATCTTCAAAGCGCTGGTAGCCTGCAAAGACTGCGTCTGTACACCCACCCACGACTTTGGCGCTCGTCTCTGTCTGGGGACTCACCGGAAGCCTGATTGTGAGGCTGATGACCAAGTCGACTTTGACATGTTTCTCTCCATGAAGGAAGATTGGCATGAAGCACACATCCATACAGCAAAAGACAGAGCCGTCAGGATTGTTGTGGATCAATCGCGACAGAGACACAGGGCCCCGAGGAGTATGGTGGTGAAGCAGCTTTGTGAGCCGATTGCGAGAGTTAGCACCATGGCGGGATACCGACTTCAACTCAAAGTCACCAAGGATCAGCTTTTCAAGCTGCAATCGGAGAGAAGCGAGTCTCTTGTCGACAAGACGAAACATCCCGTCTCTTTAGACCAGTTCCTGAGGGATAGACCGCGCAACTTCACCGAGAGGACGAAACGAATTTTAGCTGTCATCCTCAGCTCGACTGTGTTTCATTTGCACAACACCCCGTGGTTAGAACCGAGTTGGAACTCATCCAATGTGCTATTCTTCCAGACCTCCTCATCAGCTGTCACGTTACGACCGTTCATTCAGACCAAACTTTCACTTCTGGATTTCTCGCCACCGCATGATGGCCGCGAACACAGCCCGGATGCAACTGACTCGGAAGATTTGGATCCTGACGATTTTGACCCAGATGATATGGACCCAGATGACTGGCTGATGCACCGATGCCCGATTCTCGTGACCCTTGCGGTGATGCTGCTAGAGATTTACTTTGCCACGCCCTTCGATGTTCTAGCCAGACGGTGCAAGGTCGACCTAGGCGATCCACAAAGCAGCACAAAACATCTCGACGTCAGCGTAGTCTTCCAGGCATGCAGAACAGAGATTCCCGAGAATTCACAGTTCTATGTCGCCGTGGGGAGCTGTCTAGATCCACAGGTGTGGGAGACTGAGGATGGAGGCAGCCTCAGTAGCGACGAGTTGAGATCCAGAATCTACGAAAAGGTTGTCCTGCCGCTGGAGACTGAGTTGAGCCAGGCTTATAGTTCGATCTCGATCAATGACTTGGATAAGTTTGCCGAAACTTTGGACTTTGCGAGCTGGGATCAGACGATACAAACGCTGAACCAACAAACGAATGTTGAGGCTTCTCGGCAGAACGCGGAACTCACCTTGGGGCTGGAGAGGAGTTGCAGTTTGTCCCCTAGCCATGCAGCGCCCTACCACCCTCCAGGTTCCGCACAGCATCCAGAGCTTTCAAACAGAAGGTTGTCGGACTTGGACCCCAGGGCCACAATTTCCGCATCAAGCACCCCAAACCTGGTCCGTTTTCCTTCTGGGTCCGATGCCGAAGCCGCTCTATGCGACTCAACAGCCTCTCTGAGCTTGGAGTCGTACCCTCAGTGGAAATATGCAGTCGGCATTCTCTGTGCCCTCTCTAAAGAGCTTCTCGCTGTGCGGGCTCTCTTCGACACGAAGCACAGCAAGCCCAAGAACCTACGTGGAGACGTCAACAACTACGCACTGGGCACTATCAGCGGCCACATGGTCGTCGCCGCCTGCCTTCCAGCGGGGGAGTACGGGACCAACGCCGCAGCCGACTCGGCATCTAATATGAGACGGAGCTTTCCGAGCATAACATTTTGTCTCCTCGTGGGGATAGGCGGCGGTGCTCCTACACCACAGAACGATATCCGGCTCGGTGATGTAGTC ACAGGGCACTGCACAGACATGAACAATCACATCCAAAAGCGCCCACTTCGACCAACTGACCACCCGGAGATACACTACGGCCTCATCGCCTCAGCAAACCGTGTCCTCAAAGACGCAGCAGTGCGGGACCGTTGGGCGCGAGAACATGGTATCTTGTGTTTTGAGATGGAGGCAGCGGGGGTCATGAATACGTTCCCGTGCCTTGTTATCCGTGGGGTCTGCGACTATGCGGACTCATACAAGAGCAAGGAGTGGCAGGAGTATGCGGctgcgacggcggcggcgtatGCCAAGTTGCTACTGACTGAGGTGGCTGTGTGCGACGATACGAGGAACGGGTTCTGGGAACAGGAGAGGATTTTGACTGAGTTTCGACCACTAGAACAGCCGATCAGCAACGAGCAGAGagtctaa